Below is a genomic region from Alkalibaculum bacchi.
CCATTACCAAAATCTTGGGTAGCATGAAAAACTGAAACCTTTCTAAATCTCTTTTATAAAAATAGTCAAACTCCAATCCTGCACCTCCTTTCTTTGAAAATAAAAAAGACGACAGAGTTTTTAATTCCATCGTCTTAGTCTTAATATTTAATTTTTGTTGTTAGATGCTTTTTAATGCTCCCGTTATCTTACCTAGTCCAAACACTAATTTTTCTGCTATCAATGGTAGCCCATACGGACTAAGCAGGAAAGCTATAATTAATGCTATTACGCCTAAAGATGTTTCACCAGTAATAAAAGAAGCTATCGCTCCAATGACTATCAAACCCGAAATTATATTTAGTAGCCACGTTCCTATCCCCAGTAAAAAGGTTAGAATAAAAGTGAAAATTGTTAGGAGTAAAGTGATAGGAAAAAGTAAGATTCTTAAGATCAATCTCATCTGAACCCCTCCTTCATTTATTTAGTGACTGGTGTACTTTTTAGAACAATTATCGGTAATAATTACTCTAAAAAGCACACCAATCCATATTTTTGTTTTCTAGTAGAGGGCTTGAAAGCCAGTCACCATTGTTACTATCTGCCGTTATCATAATTATGACACGAGACCCCGCTGCTGGGTCAACTATAATATCCGTTGGTGTTGGTTGCATCAGTTCCACCATCA
It encodes:
- a CDS encoding CD1845 family protein, which codes for MRLILRILLFPITLLLTIFTFILTFLLGIGTWLLNIISGLIVIGAIASFITGETSLGVIALIIAFLLSPYGLPLIAEKLVFGLGKITGALKSI